GAAGACCGACACCGAGCTGCCGCGCCAGTTCGGCTACAACATGCCGCTCGAACTGGCGTTGACGGTCATCCCGTTCCTGATCATCTCGGTGCTGTTCTACTTCACCGTCGTCGTGCAGGAGCGGATGCTGCACGAGGAACCCAACCCCGAGGTCGTCGTCAATGTCACCGCCTTCCAGTGGAACTGGAAGTTCGGCTACAACAGCATCAACTTCGCCGACGGCACGTTCAACTACGAGGGCGGCGATCCCGAGCGCCAGGCCGCCGTCGCCTCGGGCCCGGAGGGCCTGGAGGGTGAGCACGGCGGCGAGTTCGGCGCCATCGCCGGCAAGAACCCCGAGGACCGCACCTACCTGGCGTTCGACAAGGTCGAGACGCTCGGCACGTCGTCGGAGATCCCGGTTCTGGTGGTGCCGTCCGGCAAGCGGATTCAGTTCAACATCGCCTCGGCCGACGTGATCCACGGGTTCTGGGTGCCGGAGTTCCTGTTCAAGCGCGACGTGATGCCCAACCCGCAGGCCAACAACTCCGACAACACGTTCCAGATCAGTGAGATCAACCAGACCGGGGCGTTCGTCGGGCGGTGCACCGAGATGTGCGGCACCTACCACGCGATGATGAACTTCGAGCTGCGCGTCGTGGAGCCCAACGACTTCAAGGCCTACATGCAGCAGCGGATCGACGGCAAGACCAACGCGGAGGCGCTGCTGGCGATCAACCAGTCGCCGACCGCCGAGACCACCCGGCCGTTCGACAGCCGCCGCGGTGAGCTAGCGCCCGAGATCAAGCAGGCGAGTAAGTAGGGACCAGTAGATGCATATCGAAGCCCGGCTGTTCGAGTTCCTCACCGCGTTCTTCATCCTCTGCGCGGTCGTGTACGCCGTCCTGACGTCGATGTTCCAGTACGGCGGCATCGAGTGGGCAGGCACCACGGCCCTGGTCCTGACCGCGGGTCTGACCCTGATCACCGGCACCTTCTTCCGGTTCGTGGCGCGCCGCCTGGACACCCGGCCCGAGGACTACGAGGACGCCGAGATCAGCGACGGCGCCGGCGAGCTGGGCTTCTTCAGCCCGCACAGCTGGTGGCCGGTGTTCATCGCGCTGTCGGCGTCGATCACCGCGGTCGGCGTGGCGCTCTGGCTGCCCTGGCTCATCGTGGCCGGCGGCTGCTTCGTGATCACGACGGTCGCGGGCCTGGTCTTCGAGTACTACACCGGCCCCGAGAAGCACTGACCTCTCGCAAGGTCACAATCGGGGCAACACTTCGTCCGCATAGTGCGCCGTGCGGGTCACCTCCCTGACGCCGTTGGGTAGTGTTGCCGGGGCACGGTCAGCCGCTTGTTGACGTGTCGCGCCGGTTGAGCAGTCGAGAAGGATAGGCGTAAATGAGCGGGCCGAATCCCCCCGATGACGAAGCGTCGCTTCCAGGTCAGGATCCGGGCGGTGAGCCGGCCCCGGACACCAGCGAGACCGAGTTCTACTCGCGTGCCTACTCCGCGCCCGAGTCCGAGCAGTTCACCGCGGGCCCGTACGTGCCCGCCGATTCTGCGCTGTACGACTACGAAAGCTATGAACAAGCCGACCCCGGCGAGCCCGCGCCGCCGCCGAAGTGGCCGTGGGTCGTCGGCGTGGTCGCGATCATCGCGGCCGTCGCGCTGGTCGCGTCGGTATCGGTGCTGGTGACCCGCACCGACACCGACAACCTCGCGACCCCGTCGACGTCGACGACCGCGGTGCCGCCGCCGGTGCAGGACGAGATCACCACGACCACACCGCCTCCGCCGCCCCCGCCACCGCCGACGACCGAGGAGCCCCCACCACCGCCGCCGGAGACGGTGACGGTCACCGAAGAGCCGCCTCCGCCGCCGCCTCCGCCGCCGGCGCCGGTCGAGGAGCCGCCACCGCCGGCGCCCGAGACGACGCCACCGCCCAGTGCGCCGCCCACCACGACGACGCGGTCCGGTCCCCGCCAGGTCACCTATTCGGTGACCGGCACGAAGGCACCTGGAGACATCATCACCGTGACCTACATCGACGCGTCGGGCCGCAGCCGGACCCAGCGCAACGTGTACATCCCGTGGTCGTTGACCGTGACGCCGATCTCGCAGTCCGAGGTCGGCTCGGTCCAGGCCTCCAGCCTGTTCCTGGTGAGCCGGCTGAACTGCTCGATCACCACCAGCGACGGCACCGTGCTGTCGTCGAACACCAACAACGCCGCGCAGACGAGCTGCTGATGACATACGACACCGACAGTGCGGGACGCTCACGGCTGACACCGGCCTTGGACTCCAGTGAACTCGACCGCACCGACCGCATCCTGCTGGGCTCGTGCGCGGGCATCTGGCTGGTGGCGCTGGGTACCGCGGTGGCGGCGGCCGTCGCGCTGGTGGACCTGGGCACCGGGCACGCCGAAAACACCGGCTCCTCGGGCACTCCGTGGCTGCTGTACACCGTGATCGGGGTTTCCGCGGTGGTGATCATCGGGGCGGTGCCGCTGCTGCTGCGGGCGCGCCGTGAAGCGCTGGCCTCCGCCGAGCCGGCACCGGCGCCGACCGGTCCGACTCCCGCAGGCCGGGGGAGTGCGCCGACCGAGGCGTTCGGGACGCGTGGTGCCCGCGGTGCCGGGCCCGCCCCGCGGGCGTCGTACGCGGCTCCGAGGGCGCAGCGCACGCTGGAGGCGCCCGAGCCGCACTCCGCGGCGGTGGACCAGCTGTGGCTGCGCTGCGGCGTGGTGATCGCGTGTGCCATCGGGATCGCGATGGTGGCGATCGGCGTCGCGACCTACCTGATGGCCGTCGACAGCACCATCGCGGCGTGGATCTTCTACGTGCTGGCCGCGCTGGTGACTCTCGCCATGCCGGCGGTGCCGTGGTTCTACCTCAAGGAATTGCGCACCGTTCTCGATCGGTAGCCGCCTGCGGGTCTGGGCTTCTGCCCGCGATTTCTACGTCAGGGCTGTGGTGGGCGCGAAATCACGACCGTGGTGTCGATCTCGGCGACGGCTAGCGGCCGGGTGTTTCGGGCTGGTCGCGATTTCTACGCCAGGGCTGTGGTGGGCGCGAATCTCGGCGAAGCGACAGCAGGCCCACAAAACACTGCGTGCCCTGCTCGATGAGCAGGGCACGCAGTGTCTATCGAAGTGCGCTCGTCAGTGATGCCCGTTCGACGAGTCCCCGTTGGTGGAGCCGTTGCGCGCCTGGTGTTCGGCCAGCGCGGTCAGCGCCTTGCGCTCTCCCGCATGCTGCGCCGCCTCCAGCGCCTCGTGCTCCTCGATCGGATCGGCGTACAGGAAGCTGCCGGTGCCCGGCGCGCCGGCCGAGCCGAGCTTGTTCATCCGCTTGGGCAGAGCAGCGCCCTGGTATTCCAACGGAATCGGATGACCATGCTCGTCGACCGGTCCGAGCGGCTGGTGCAACTCGATGTAGGCACCGTGCGGCAGCCGCTTGATGATGCCGGTCTCGATGCCGTGCTCGAGCACCTCGCGGTCGCTGCGCTGCAGGCCGATCGCCCAGCGGTAGGCGATGTAGTACACGATCGCAGGCAGCACGACCATGCCGATGCGGCCGATCCACGTCGTCGCGTTCAGCGAGATGTGGAACTTCAGCGCGATGATGTCGTTCATCGCGCACAGCGTGAACAGCATGTACAGCGCGATCGCCGCGGCGCCGAACGCCGTGCGCACCGGAGCGTCACGCGGACGCTGCAGCAAGTTGTGATGCGCGTCGTCGCCGGTGAGCTTCTTCTCGATGAACGGGTAGGCGATCAGCAGCGTGAACACCAGGCCCATGAACAGCGCCACCCACGTCGACGCCGGGATCGTGTAGTTGCCGAGGTAGATCTCCCACGGCGGGAAGATACGCGCCACACCCTCGGTCCACATCATGTAGAAGTCCGGCTGGCTACCCGCCGACACCTGAGACGGCTTGTAGGGCCCCAGGTTCCAGATCGGGTTGATCGTCAGCAACCCGCCCATCAGGCCGAGGATGCCGACCGTCATCGCGAAGAACGCACCGGACTTCACCGCGAACACCGGCATGACGCGCACGCCGACGACGTTGGTCTCGGTGCGGCCCGGGCCGGGGAACTGGGTGTGCTTCTGGAACCACACCAGCGCCAGGTGCATACCGATGAGCGCCAACATGATTCCCGGGATCAGCAGGATGTGCAGCGCGTACATCCGCGGCACCCAGATGCCGTACTCCATGCACTGGTTGCCGACGCCGCCGCACGGGAAGTCGCCGCCGAACAGCGCCC
The window above is part of the Mycolicibacterium rutilum genome. Proteins encoded here:
- the ctaC gene encoding aa3-type cytochrome oxidase subunit II; protein product: MTPRGLKTAARTASLSIVLGATALLLSGCSWSEVLGLGWPKGITPEAHLNRELWIGSVIASLVVGAIVWGLIFWTSAFHRKKKTDTELPRQFGYNMPLELALTVIPFLIISVLFYFTVVVQERMLHEEPNPEVVVNVTAFQWNWKFGYNSINFADGTFNYEGGDPERQAAVASGPEGLEGEHGGEFGAIAGKNPEDRTYLAFDKVETLGTSSEIPVLVVPSGKRIQFNIASADVIHGFWVPEFLFKRDVMPNPQANNSDNTFQISEINQTGAFVGRCTEMCGTYHAMMNFELRVVEPNDFKAYMQQRIDGKTNAEALLAINQSPTAETTRPFDSRRGELAPEIKQASK
- a CDS encoding cytochrome c oxidase subunit 4 translates to MHIEARLFEFLTAFFILCAVVYAVLTSMFQYGGIEWAGTTALVLTAGLTLITGTFFRFVARRLDTRPEDYEDAEISDGAGELGFFSPHSWWPVFIALSASITAVGVALWLPWLIVAGGCFVITTVAGLVFEYYTGPEKH
- a CDS encoding DUF2561 family protein — its product is MTYDTDSAGRSRLTPALDSSELDRTDRILLGSCAGIWLVALGTAVAAAVALVDLGTGHAENTGSSGTPWLLYTVIGVSAVVIIGAVPLLLRARREALASAEPAPAPTGPTPAGRGSAPTEAFGTRGARGAGPAPRASYAAPRAQRTLEAPEPHSAAVDQLWLRCGVVIACAIGIAMVAIGVATYLMAVDSTIAAWIFYVLAALVTLAMPAVPWFYLKELRTVLDR
- a CDS encoding MmpS family transport accessory protein, coding for MSGPNPPDDEASLPGQDPGGEPAPDTSETEFYSRAYSAPESEQFTAGPYVPADSALYDYESYEQADPGEPAPPPKWPWVVGVVAIIAAVALVASVSVLVTRTDTDNLATPSTSTTAVPPPVQDEITTTTPPPPPPPPPTTEEPPPPPPETVTVTEEPPPPPPPPPAPVEEPPPPAPETTPPPSAPPTTTTRSGPRQVTYSVTGTKAPGDIITVTYIDASGRSRTQRNVYIPWSLTVTPISQSEVGSVQASSLFLVSRLNCSITTSDGTVLSSNTNNAAQTSC
- the qcrB gene encoding cytochrome bc1 complex cytochrome b subunit → MSPSLPKPPKLAEVAAAQGNAIDSRYHPSAAVRRQLNKVFPTHWSFLLGEIALYSFIVLLITGVYLTLFFDPSMAEVTYNGVYQPLRGVQMSKAYQTTLDISFEVRGGLFVRQVHHWAALLFAASIMVHLARIFFTGAFRRPREANWVIGALLLILAMFEGYFGYSLPDDLLSGIGLRAALSSISLGMPVIGTWLHWALFGGDFPCGGVGNQCMEYGIWVPRMYALHILLIPGIMLALIGMHLALVWFQKHTQFPGPGRTETNVVGVRVMPVFAVKSGAFFAMTVGILGLMGGLLTINPIWNLGPYKPSQVSAGSQPDFYMMWTEGVARIFPPWEIYLGNYTIPASTWVALFMGLVFTLLIAYPFIEKKLTGDDAHHNLLQRPRDAPVRTAFGAAAIALYMLFTLCAMNDIIALKFHISLNATTWIGRIGMVVLPAIVYYIAYRWAIGLQRSDREVLEHGIETGIIKRLPHGAYIELHQPLGPVDEHGHPIPLEYQGAALPKRMNKLGSAGAPGTGSFLYADPIEEHEALEAAQHAGERKALTALAEHQARNGSTNGDSSNGHH